DNA sequence from the Anthonomus grandis grandis chromosome 9, icAntGran1.3, whole genome shotgun sequence genome:
CGATACAAGGAAAAAAAAGAGTTAATACGGCACGGTTATTTATGttgtgatttatttaaattgacgATCCTAGTTGGTTTATACCAGATAGTTTCAGTTGGATATTAGATGAACAGTCTGTCATACTGACCATATCATGGCTTTCAACCAAATTTGATCTTTACCAACTTAAGTCATTTTGGAATGTTTTTTTGCTGCAATATAGTTTtaccaccgtctatagattacaacaatCTATAGATTGTAATGCGattgttgtaatctatagacggtggttTTACCTATTTAAAAGCCTGCAGCAGCTATTTTTGATAAGTTGAAATAGTTGAAGTAATCCTAGgaactgtattttatttttcttcaccTTTTGATTTATTGATTATATGTATGTAGTTGAAATCAAGATGTGTTAAATCGGTTAAACGTGCTAgccatttcttttttaaatattcaaaaaattttgctggttttttactaataattatattttcgtCACAAGTAAGTTgtcctaaacctttttttaaaatatatgtttttgttAAACTTACCCATTTTTTCTTTAGATTGTTGCGTGGACAATCTTATACATAAATaagcaaaatgtaattttttgggtttctactatatttaattttcagaagAACTATGGGTACAGATTACTAAAGCTAATacttaaaactacaaaaaatcATCAATTCCTATGGTTGGAAATTTCGTCACTTGTAGACCTTTTAGTCAGTCTCATGTATTGGAAAGTTTTTTGATATACTGAAGAAGAGTAAAATTGTCACATAAGAAGACACAGATTAGAACGAATAAACTTTTTAGAAATGTCTCGACTAATTTTGAGTCTAATTGGTTACCTGATGTATCTGATGCTTGCCATTAAATGTTCTCTAGTGTTCTACAATCCACTTTTACATCAACCGAACCCCCAAAATTACGACGTTTTTCTAATCGGTTCTTCAAGGATATTAAGaaagagaaaatatttaaaggctTAAAGATCTATCGTAATTTATGGTCTGTTTTTCTAGTAGAATTTCTAGTAAATCTCAAATAGATCCAGATTATAGACAGCATGTTTCTCGGGCctaggaaaattttcattcAGATTTCTTAACATTTTGATCATTCATTCAGAATAAAAGAATGCaattaaaaatgtatctaaGACGAGTAGTATTTAGTATCATATCCTTCAGTATTTGCTcgatttttcacttttattgcCAGGACTTTAATATCACGTGTGACTCCAATTTCGTGAACGTTATCACTATTGTTGAGTATGTAGATATTCCTAGTTCTATTGTAAAGGATTATGCTTACAGACTTTCAtctataaaatacttaaaactggAGTCTTACTTAAAATCCTTATATGGAAGGCTGTTAGGGTCTGTCTCAAAGATCCCAGTTTAATCGAAAATTATTCACTGTATCAATTATTTGTAATTGTCCTAAAATTTAAGccattctttataataacattttctcTTTCCTTCTGAAATTTCAATTGATCAGCAAGGATTCTTCTCTGGTTGATCTAATCTAACTAGTCTTTGATCTTTTTTCATGAATTTTGCGaaagttttaaatgaaagatTTATTTAAGATGAAGATGCTATTTTACACTTATTTTATCAAAGCCTTTGACCAAGCTGATTACTACAAAAACTTGCTAATCTTTTTGGATTTTTGCACACTCTGGTAAAATTATCCCACTCAAATTTGATCGATCAACGATAACTTATAAAATTGATGAATTCAAATAATACAGCTTTATCCCAACTTTTGGTGTAAAGCTGTATTATTTGAATTCTATTCTGAGGGTTCTAACCTCAGATCACTTCTTTCCTTGACGTTTTGCATAATGGTAACATTGTTACACAAGAAAATACAGATTTGAAGTAAAATTATCGGTCTAATGCCATATGCTGAATAGCTGACTCTTCAAACATGTCTTGACTAATTTTTAAGGCTGATTAGTTAATTAGTAGATCTGATCGTTGTCATTTATTCTATAGCTTTCTCCTATCCACGTTTGAATTTGGTGCTTATCAAGGTCCACAGCAAATTTCTTCAGGACTTGTCCTTTTTTACAACGTTTATCTCGGTTCGGTGTTTTTACCATGGACTTTAATTTAACTTGTAAGTCCAATTTCGACAACGTTTCTGCTATATTTACTTCTGATGATATTAgggattgtatttattttaaaggaatatGTTTATACGGTTTCATCTCCTTTCTGCCATATTTTTAATCTCACACTTAAAACTGGAGTGTTTCCTCACAGGCGGAAGAACGCATATCACAGTTTAATGGAAAATTATCgacctatatcaattttttgtattttttttgaacatctTGAAACCATTCTTTATCGCAAAATTGTCTCAAAAGTTCCTTTCCAAATTTCAGTTGATCTATATTAATAACTACAAAAACTCTTTAGTCTTTTTGGATTTTCGCACACTCCGGTAAAATTGCACACTCATATTTTATTGATCGAAAGCAACTTATAGAATTTATGAATTCATCTTAGGATTCTAATGTCACTGCTTGGATCACCACATCTGTTTCATCTAAGAAAAAGGACCAAATTTCAAACCTTACTGTTATAGTTGATAGCGAACTGACATTTTGTTCCTCTGATCTAGCTAAACTAGAATGTTGGGTTTGAGGTCCATTAAACTTATCTTCTACAGTTTTGTTACATCCATGCATTCTATTGCTTGGAATCCTTAGTATCAGCGCTTTTTTACGGGATTATGATAAAATATGAGTATTTAGTTTATCAGATCATTGATCAAGTTGTTCTTTGGTCAGAGTTTGCTGTTCAATCTTTGGCTACGCGTAGAATGGTTCACTTAATCAGTTTTTATGAAAGCTTGTTGATAACAGATAGCCCATTTTTTTCTAGCACAAATATTTCCACAAACAACTCTTCTACATTCCCCGCTTGCAGTAAAGACACAAATTTTCCTATTGAAGTCGTTTTGACATCATTCTAAGCATTTAGTGACTTTctgttacttccaggcagttgacagtattttttttttcttacaggcagttgaaggtagttttttattactttcaaaGTAATTGGAGTCGATTTCTATGTAATTCCAGAAAGTTGAggcagttaaaatattatttttccaagcagttcctgtttttgtttcaaaacagaaaaaacttaatttttcgaTGATAATCGTTTTCAAGacaaagaaaatttataaaaaaagtagtttaaatatttgaaacaaaaacatTTGAACTGCCTAGAGAACAAAtgccaaaataatttattaaacattaaaatagaaCTACTCTATCTTTTTTAACTCAACTGACTTTACGTCACTATTTATGATTTTCCAggtagttattttattttttccaggcagttgtggcCATTGTTCATTCCTCTTAAGCAATTGAaactgattatttttattattccagacatttgacaTGTTTTTTAAGCCCTTAAATCCAgataattattttctatcacTGTTAACTTTTTTAAGCCATTTGTTTTTTCAAGGCatatgaagtaattttttatttgttttactgaaaaaaaaatagtgatgtAGCATGTAACAGAAAATTACAATCTgctttaaaggattttaaaataaatttaaattaggatACTACTACTCTGGAGTATCATAAAAATTGACTCAAATTGcatagacaaaaataaaaaaattctggagagctttaatttaaatgcatttGGGGAATTTCTTGCATGTGCTTTTCGGAtaactctttattttttaaaattacatagtGGATCAGGTTTTACACAAGAAAAAGAAACTATGATACAATAAATCTtgagttaaataataaaactatcaATATTAATGTGTGTGTAAAATAGAACTATGTTATTTCAAGGATAAGTATATCATGtaattgaatttgaaaaatatacgtTTGGACCTCAAATTGATAAtcgatataatataatataattatgaaTCAACTATTAATTGttgtactttatttaattttccaacCGCAGTCTTAAATGgctaaatttgaatatttttatggaATAAAATTCCCAAAGACGGCAATGTTTAAACTTTTTCTAAAGTCTTTATAAGTACTTAAAGAGAGCAgttaaatccttttttattaaCGTGTAGGTAAACCCTAATTTTTTGCCCTTAAATCatgatttttctaaaacataCGTACACAGTATGCTGAAATAAATTTACTCAAATAATTTATCTACACAATCATCAGCTATTACATATGCACCAACTAGTTTATCAGATTACACTATTATAATGATTCTCCTTGCCCATCCGtttaatattcaagaaataataagttaaataaaataagaagtacCTATTGATCCAAATGCCGAGGTCAAACGGTTATTACATACAGTAAAACTAATGGTTTATTACAGTTAGAAACCCGAGATGCGCCATATGCAAATGATGCACCATAGACTGtacatttaaatagtttaaatttgaaaacttcacCCGGCGCAATCATCGTCTCTCTCCCACAtaaatttttcctatttttttcttaacaatttCTCGCAACTATTCTTATTACGTAAAAGACCTTTACGGGATTCTATCTCGTTATAGGCGGTCATCCTAACCTTTTAGTATAAAAGCGTGATAAAAAGAGATTGTGGGAGACACTCAGTACTAGTTTGTGTCCGTTTGTTAAGATGGTTGGACATATCGTAAGTATCTTCATTAGTATGAATTTTCgatcatttaaatttgctttAGCTCATCATTGTTGCGCTGGTAAGTTTTTCTTCGGCAGCCCAATTAACTGGGCGCGAGCAAGTGCCCATCATCTCTCAAGATATCGACGTGCAGTTTGATGGGACTTTTAGTCATTCTTACCAAACTGGCAATGGGATTTCCGTGAATGAACAGGGAAGGCCCAAAGGAGCTGGAAAAGATGGGGATATTGAAGAGGTCCAAGGGACTTTTCAGTATACAGCTCCTGATGGTGAGTCTCTTTTAGATATTATACAGAATTTCCTAAATCAAATGTGAATGTTTGATTAGGAAATTCTGTTGtatgtttgaatttttatggttggttcttttatttttcatattttccaaatattcttAATGATTTAAAAGATGATTATTTTCAAGGGCTTGTTATATGAATTATGAAGAAGCTATTCTAAGagattgttaaaattaattattaaaaggaaTTTATGCAATCGATTTCtcatactttttaaataaaaaaaaaaggaatcttaaaatataattttcttcatatgtcgtgaattaaatttgtatcacaaatgttagtttttttttctttgagatTTGATATTCTTATtcatttgataatttttttttgcataattttacaataatgaCACCATAAATGAATTGCTTTAATCTGCACAAAATTATAGTCATTttgcctgtttttttttcagaaaatattctAGGTTTGTTTggattgtgaattttttttaaatatgaatttttttcttttcaaaataaaaaaatatatatattattactattaaacaaaacattattcctttttttttgttgtaattttcgtctattgaattaatttatactaaacaAGTATCCACTTTTCGACTCTCAACAAAATGCATGTAGTAGCAACACACTAACTTTTAgagtgttttttattaatataattttttaaaatttaaaattttgataatattccTTGCTCATCTTTCagaaaacaaaagtaaaaaaataatttaaactttgtGTGTTTTCTTAGGTTGggattttttcagttttgttctttttaaaaataaattgattttttttaatttctattttctttcttctatatatttagttccaaattttaaaaaaagtttttaaaaaaacaaaaaaagtactttatatactaattaaaaataatttaaacctacACAACATAATTAAATCCTTTAACGACGcactacaaaaataaatcaaatttactttcattaattatatttactttcatttttactaataattatttttcgtataaaaaatttaggtgaattataatttaaaataataaataaaaaatttaaaataaacacaaaaagtgctcaatatttgattgaaattcttctgaaaaatcactatttttcgtccatattatccaatctaataacgctgtttttatactaattattttttataaatcaaatataagttagtttattattaagtagtgttattaaattatatagtaaatatatattttctgcaaagaCACTATTTTTCATCAACATAACCcatacccccccacccaccccaaagatttacccagtaagaaattcttttgaaaaatcaccggtTTTCGTCCATAGAATCcgatctaatagcactgtttttgtattaaatatttattaatatataaatatataattatataaaattgaaataaacaaactgtgctATTAGATTAGTAATTAATGACGAAACCAGCTATTATTcttgcgtattattttggaaaacaatgatttttgaaaattatttcttactggtaagttgtgtggggtgggtgggggacTAAGGGTAgggttatttaaaaatgttttttttgcagtaAGCCATTGCCTGAGAAGAaatgttttttgagaaaattatcgatagtaaaaaaatctataccAGTTTCTATTGGTATATTCATCAAGCGTATATGgttaaggtatatttattacgTTTATCATATATCATATACCATTCTGCTCACACAAGGAAGAAAATTtcagcattttaaaaaattgacaagcgAAAAGTTGACACCTCCGATATGTAATAAAATGACCGTGATATCAcatatatgccactgtgtaGGATACGATATACTTTTTATACACGTATATATCTCATAGTGTAAGAATGGAACATCATAACCAAAGacatctagaaaaaaattggaaatagattaacgtgtatgaaatattaattataccaaattagatatacaaataaaaaaaaatacaagaatacAAGTTTactcaaaactaaacaaggatttaaaaaatattttttttttagaaaaatgcagtggtgtattttttttattttaaatgttattctacGATGAATCCCTTATGGACACcattggtaaaaattatttttttttctttatacgtCGGTTTCGTACGTACatctgcaaatttaaaaaaataactacattggtaataaaattataaaaaaaaactcattccattaaatgcattttataaacgtctttaaatagcatacaatatattatacttaaatgtttaacttttatgaaatcataactgtatattattaacatgtaataaaccttcttgttaaacgtgaaCAAAAGataaagataatattaaattcctcaacgtatatcacgcggacaaattattaaaaataaacgtatatttaaCCATCATGTGTTGCTTGGGATTCTATCTCACATATACAAGCTCTTCACTCGAATCATCTCAAATAGATTAAAAACGAAAATCAAGAAAACAAACAGATTTTCGTCCAGAGTTTATCATCTCTAAGTTCTAATGAATCTTAGATATAAAACTCCATTGAATTCAATAAACTTGATTGATGAAGCAATCAAAATTAGCACAAAATATAGTAATTTGAAGCCTTTCATTGTTAGTTAAttattttccga
Encoded proteins:
- the LOC126740788 gene encoding endocuticle structural glycoprotein SgAbd-2-like gives rise to the protein MVGHILIIVALVSFSSAAQLTGREQVPIISQDIDVQFDGTFSHSYQTGNGISVNEQGRPKGAGKDGDIEEVQGTFQYTAPDGTPIQLQYIADENGFQPSGAHLPISPEAPPIPLAIQRALEWNARHPEEDKL